Proteins from a single region of Plasmodium brasilianum strain Bolivian I chromosome 13, whole genome shotgun sequence:
- a CDS encoding radial spoke protein 3: MGKDENNLIIESLGVKYKKKQTYKSDNRANITKLPKVGDSGEKICSDTEKKQYNITKNTLYKNVLGEQKGKKRTNYNYSGKAVNEKSYTLKENSKSNISKANSAIAANNLIATKGANNIKNKCKSIKYVARNYNDTNKSENVQPKLIKIKSDDNYLNELLRKENVFIQSEKCAEVKIKKNKNVSSSSSYSTKNSSEDDIHTSDIIEQYKKRKKKELETKRKKIIRDKKNKLIKKKTYKDVETQVFLNEFTKYYENVKPQIEKIVEDVLNKALKEMYEEQELQKIKSEVDYYENIRQMKYQNLQTYEKNSEAFYEETQQKIKDRVALKNKVEIIMKKKIANSKAQKNMHYIFQKNLDLHSVLNCVPNNFEKNINLIFLPWLTDLILYLVNVKKEIAHYIITEIIEQTVNSLSELAENNKG, from the exons atgggaaaagatgaaaataatcTTATAATAGAATCATTGGG AGTGAAGTACAAAAAGAAGCAGACGTATAAGTCAGACAATAGGGCGAATATTACGAAGCTACCAAAAGTTGGAGATAGc ggagaaaaaatatgcagTGATACAGAGAAAAAACAATACAATATAACCAAAAATACATTGTataaaaatg TGTTGGGAGAacaaaagggaaaaaagaggacaaattataattattcagGAAAGGCTGTCAACGAAAAATCATACACACTGAAAGAAAATAGCAAAAGCAATATAAGTAAAGCGAATAGTGCAATTGCtgcaaataatttaattgcCACCAAGGGTGCAAATAACATAAAGAATAAATGCAAGTCCATAAAATATGTAGCTAGAAATTATAATGATACTAATAAAAGTGAGAACGTTCAACCcaagttaataaaaataaaaagcgaTGATAATTACCTAAATGAACTTTTACGAAAAGAAAACGTATTCATCCAATCGGAAAAATGCGCAgaagtgaaaataaaaaaaaataaaaatgtttcatCTTCAAGTAGTTATTCAACTAAAAACAGCTCAGAGGATGATATACACACTTCAGATATAAtagaacaatataaaaaaaggaaaaaaaaagaattagaaacgaaaaggaaaaagataatacgagataaaaaaaacaaattaataaaaaagaaaacttaTAAAGATGTTGAAACGCAAGTTTTTCTAAATGAATTTACTAAATACTACga GAATGTAAAGCCACAGATTGAAAAAATAGTTGAGGATGTCTTAAATAAAGCACTTAAAgaa aTGTACGAAGAACAGGAGTTACAAAAAATCAAAAGCGAAGTAGACTATTACGAGAATATTAGACAAATGAAATATCAAAACCTTCaaacatatgaaaaaaacagCGAAGCCTTTTACGAAGAAACG caacaaaaaataaaagatcgAGTTGCACTCAAAAATAAAGTtgaaattataatgaaaaaaaaaattgctaaTAGTAAAGcccaaaaaaatatgcattatatctttcaaaaaaatttagatcTTCACTCAGTGTTAAATTGTGTTCCCAACAATtttgaa AAAAATATCAACTTGATATTCCTACCGTGGTTAACTGATTTGATTCTTTATTTG gtaaatgtaaaaaaggaaatcGCCCATTACATTATTACAG AAATAATTGAACAGACTGTTAATTCATTATCGGAATTAGCTGAGAATAATAAGGGGTAA
- a CDS encoding condensin complex subunit 1 — protein MLQGKIKKFKLPVNNNIENFMKDINIKKNEYVYGCGAVDIDNITSKADSIINFFNFINESYSNLLLLLCQEGFDTVLNCIRIFDNINDTDQEKIFGCLTILIEKSVDIFKNYFKCLEKCNRDNECTNGMELLENIMSENNSIMNNVIKCLEENHKEYSVNEKKKRFTLFEVNEILISYFNALTFIYINIFNSYYNKNFCKQQNMEVIVNVQRGRKKLKKENEEETSTALKNINGLLNNIILLLSNINFDILYEQVNIAVVDLYIQFFLNIYTINQENNNTFNMSVYNDHISMIVGTLLKLYIKNEHEKCAFIEMQSRDDVLNNAPENVSFFASNMEHMKDSGYQQNGKNKKGGNNKGKGKSKCKSSIGRNDGDDSDDSGKDVSSGGDAKDGGSEVRKTENKNIQKTDEYKRENSMSNKFHSFSFTYIFLNYFKKCTNVNICDALLRVRNTDIPQIIIKEFIDYIKENSLLYLNLSVQTHTQNELINILSFLEYFSKNLSVHLLPFLKDLIDMLGIDIYYIRKSIFDMFKNFITLAKASEEIKENSNSSNEYNNSYSSGKFKTSDDNDKLYYYDDEEEEDEEDSDDNSSAFFTQEEDNDNEEEDDEDENEDDFVDSKYKKGHEKRKRKNSKKKNKSVTENNSKANDKLNKKNSECLKNRAFIMNVLISRQYDSKLHVRCHLLKVLQELVENNFIPLNYYNSLCLICSERINDKSPLVRQRAFSLLSCIASDVVKSKYVIPLNTNKIKKELNNLNRRKDLLKKKECISGANKKESSCIIENGRHAKNRIKEEKKSKKKFNLSDSDDDSDNDKDSDNSKGDGNNKIVNYGKNNKHGDNVKGDDEGERHIKYANDGDSTSSSLLWEKKNKHDYQSKYDLLIKMYNEVLFISIIVDDCVDLCFKLLYSVIETDQKSSIRFIILAHICGNKKAEEQMNKVWSLIFSNNNSIIEIIISEFVNVNICSDDYRISAFRLINVTLNSKLKDLSCLEKIMECLLMQEKSNVSISKLQDELFNIIFVDIFSEHKNLMIKEGALLLMKIMCYSIHTVNLKKGKKEQYFVFSNKKKQLILLFINQYKDNLHFINLLILILKYNKTNKIIQNLLIILFNLVFDNMIDSKSETFERNLCKNKLYSTSNMCKEENLNNSNGKANSSGIKMKNEEDSYSFYLYDGRNMWFRCCQSIVESMYEHFDDFLLIFTTKIKNILNCMLFNNKNLNDNSVHNSDNMGCKLISKEMEEGDILNKVSCFTLTKFIFVSGHLGLYTYIYAEKIQNKLKKLASKSDNNNNNFGMCTKEEKDREYFDYVVENMIVCNNLFGKKITPLIFLILNDPEKFFNECIIKDNEEMNFTNDSYTYFSSSCQSSEKIYMHYDIYLLVLVCLLTLCKFSLISQKFCQQIISNHVSTIQLIVSVITEENNQIFEKKTEMLLLHDYTSRTISDGVYVHKTDDATNFSELEYFSENGEKNYMDKDNASNCLYNENETESDNKKKINKNKNKNSNNYISNNYISDNYSSNNYSSNNYSSNNYSSNNYSSNNNNSNNNDNNNGNNNGNKSRINRVENFKNGIMYKTISNIRKMLLISYADLLYKHPNLLEPYNKYIFKVLNDKDINMRRTAVSVFTHLFMTDTVKAKNTLLVHMMYLTIDKDEKISSGSKSFFYELDKKSHITLVNNICDMISVLARNERKFEYEMNKEILQFLLTFIKKSKYNETLVEKIFKKMKEVNINKADALNLYMQVFLNIQIDEKVLSKINKCFPLIRYIIRENQYILDNFVLICKKATEKKRGRPAEEMQQQQPNTTNSEKGISEKIENDKSENKMRELAEDILGKIESTTNKSKNVSHLHNASNVVVKNSKYKNEEEINRYEVQTPKNEE, from the exons atGCTGcaagggaaaataaaaaaatttaaactgCCTGTGAACAATAACatagaaaattttatgaaagatataaatataaaaaaaaatgaatacgTGTATGGGTGTGGAGCAGTAGACATTGATAATATAACCTCTAAGGCCGATTcgataataaatttttttaattttattaatgagAGTTATAGTAACCttttactgttattatgCCAAGAAGGTTTTGACACAGTTCTGAATTGTATCAGGATAtttgataatataaatgatacgGATCAAGAGAAGATATTCGGCTGTCTAACAattttaattgaaaaaagtgttgatatatttaaaaattatttcaaatgcttagaaaaatgtaatagGGACAATGAGTGTACCAATGGTATGGAACTGttagaaaatattatgagCGAAAATAACAGTATTATGAATAACGTTATAAAATGTTTAGAAGAAAATCATAAGGAATATTCAGTaaatgagaaaaagaaaaggttTACTTTATTTGAAGTcaatgaaatattaatttcCTATTTTAATGCtcttacttttatatatataaatatttttaattcttattataataaaaatttttgcaaGCAGCAAAACATGGAAGTAATTGTAAATGTTCAAAGaggaaggaaaaaattaaagaaagaaaatgaGGAAGAAACAAGTACTGcgcttaaaaatataaatggtcttttaaataatattattttattgttaagtaatataaattttgataTCTTATATGAGCAAGTAAATATTGCTGTTGTtgatttatacatacaattttttttgaatatttacaCAATTAATCAAGAAAacaataatacatttaatatgaGTGTATATAACGATCATATATCTATGATAGTAGGGAcccttttaaaattatacatcAAAAATGAGCATGAGAAATGTGCGTTCATAGAAATGCAGAGCAGAGATGATGTTCTTAATAACGCACCCGAGAACGTTTCTTTTTTCGCTTCGAACATGGAACATATGAAAGATAGTGGTTATCAGCAAAAtggcaaaaataaaaaaggtggTAATAACAAGGGAAAGGGTAAAAGTAAATGTAAAAGTAGCATTGGTAGAAATGATGGTGATGATAGCGATGATAGCGGTAAAGACGTTAGTAGCGGTGGGGATGCAAAAGATGGAGGTAGTGAAGTCCGTAAAactgaaaataaaaatattcaaaaaacgGATGAATACAAGAGAGAAAATTCCATGAGCAATAAATTTCATTCGTTTTCCTTtacctatatatttttaaattattttaaaaaatgtacaaacgTAAACATATGCGACGCTTTACTAAGGGTAAGAAATACGGATATACctcaaataattataaaagaatttattgATTATATAAAGGAGAATTCTTTATTGTATCTAAATTTGAGCGTGCAGACACATACACAAAATGAACTAATTAACATTTTAAGTTTCctagaatatttttcaaaaaatctAAGTGTTCATTTACtaccttttttaaaagatttaaTTGATATGCTAGGTAttgatatttattatataagaaaatcCATTTTTGatatgtttaaaaattttattactcTGGCAAAGGCTAgcgaagaaataaaagagaacAGTAATAGTAGCAATGAATATAACAACTCCTATTCAAGTGGTAAATTTAAAACGAGTGATGACAATgacaaattatattattatgatgatgaagaagaggaagacgAAGAAGATTCAGATGATAATAGTAGTGCCTTTTTTACACAAGAAGaagataatgataatgaagaAGAGGATGACGAAGATGAGAATGAAGACGATTTTGTGGacagtaaatataaaaaagggcatgaaaaaagaaaaagaaaaaacagtaaaaaaaagaataaaagtgTTACTGAAAATAATTCGAAAGCGAATGATAAGttgaataaaaagaatagc gaatgtttaaaaaatagagcTTTTATTATGAACGTTTTAATATCTAGGCAATATGATTCTAAGTTACATGTACGTTGtcatttattaaaagtatTACAAGAATTagttgaaaataattttattcctttaaattattataatagcTTATGCTTAATATGTAGTGAGCGAATAAATGACAAATCCCCCTTGGTAAGGCAAAGAGCATTTTCTTTGCTTTCTTGCATAGCTAGCGATGTGGTAAAAAGTAAATACGTTATTCCATTGAACacgaataaaattaaaaaggagttaaataatttaaatagaCGAAAAgatttattgaaaaaaaaagaatgtatCAGCGGAGCTAACAAAAAGGAAAGCAGTTGTATCATAGAGAATGGAAGACATGCAAAGAATAGGATTAAGgaggagaaaaaaagtaaaaaaaaatttaatctTTCCGATAGTGATGATGATAGTGATAACGATAAGGATAGCGATAACAGTAAGGGAGATGGTAATAATAAGATTGTcaattatggaaaaaataataagcatGGCGATAACGTCAAAGGTGACGATGAGGGAGAGAGGCATATCAAATATGCTAATGATGGGGATAGTACTTCCTCCTCTTTATtatgggaaaaaaagaacaaacaTGATTACCAGAGCAAGTATGATTTActgataaaaatgtataatgaggttttatttatttcgaTTATTGTAGACGATTGTGTTGATTTGTGTTTTAAGTTGTTATATTCTGTTATAGAGACAGATCAGAAAAGTTCAATTcgatttattatattagcTCATATATGTGGAAATAAGAAGGCAGaagaacaaatgaacaaggTATGGTCATTAATATTTAGTAACAACAATAGTATtattgaaataataataagcgAATTtgttaatgtaaatatttgtagTGATGATTATAGAATTAGTGCATTTAGACTAATTAATGTTACTCTTAATAGTAAATTAAAAGACTTGTCATGTTTAGAAAAGATAATGGAATGTTTATTAATGCAAGAGAAAAGTAATGTTAGTATTAGTAAATTACAAGATGAATTattcaatattatttttgttgatATATTTAGCGAAcacaaaaatttaatgataAAGGAAGGAGCTTTATTActtatgaaaattatgtGTTACTCTATTCATActgttaatttaaaaaaagggaaaaaagaacaatacTTTGtttttagtaataaaaagaaacaactgattttgttatttataaatcaATATAAGGATAACTTACACTTTATAAATCTGCTAATAttaattctaaaatataataaaactaataaaattatacaaaatttgctaattattttatttaatttagttTTTGACAACATGATTGATAGTAAAAGCGAAACGTTTGAGCGGAacttatgtaaaaataaattgtacaGTACTTCAAACATGTGcaaagaagaaaatttaaacaatAGTAATGGAAAGGCAAATAGCAGTGGCATTAAAATGAAGAATGAAGAAGActcttattctttttatttgtatgatGGTAGAAATATGTGGTTTAGATGCTGCCAGTCCATTGTTGAGAGTATGTATGAACACTTCGACGATTTTCTACTTATATTTAcgacaaaaataaaaaatatattaaattgtatgctttttaataataaaaatttgaatgATAATTCTGTACATAATAGTGATAACATGGGATGCAAATTAATAAGTAAAGAGATGGAAGAAGgagatattttaaataaagttTCTTGCTTTACATTAACAAAGTTCATATTTGTATCAGGCCATTTAGGATtatacacttatatatatgctgaaaaaatacaaaataaattaaaaaaacttgCATCAAAaagtgataataataataataattttggaATGTGCACAAAAGAGGAAAAGGATAGAGAATATTTTGATTACGTTGTAGAAAATATGATAGTATGTAACAACCTGTTTgggaaaaaaattactcctttaatatttttaattttaaatgatccagaaaaattttttaacgaATGCATAATTAAAGATAACGAAGAAATGAATTTTACTAATGATAGTTATACATATTTCTCTTCATCTTGCCAGAGTTCtgaaaagatatatatgcactatgacatatatttacttgtACTTGTATGTTTACTAACATTATGTAagttttcattaatttctcAAAAATTCTGTCAGCAAATTATTAGTAACCATGTATCAACAATTCAATTGATTGTTTCTGTAATAACTGAAGAGAACAATCagatttttgaaaaaaaaacggAAATGTTATTACTGCATGATTACACTAGTCGTACCATATCAGATGGTGTCTACGTTCATAAAACAGATGATGCTACTAATTTTTCGGAGCTGGAATATTTTTCAGAAAATGgagaaaagaattatatgGATAAAGACAATGCTAGCAATTGTCtgtataatgaaaatgaaacagagtcagataataaaaaaaaaataaacaaaaacaaaaacaaaaacagtaataattatattagtaataattatattagtgATAAttatagtagtaataattatagtagtaataattatagtagtaataattatagtagtaataattatagtagtaataataataacagtaataataatgataataataatggtaataataatggtaataaaaGTAGAATTAACCGAGTGGAAAACTTTAAAAATGGGATAATGTATAAAACCATATCAAATATACGAAAAATGCTGTTAATTAGTTATGctgatttattatataaacaccCAAATCTTTTAGAGccttataataaatacatttttaaagttCTAAATGacaaagatataaatatgagAAGAACTGCTGTTTCAGTTTTTACACATTTGTTTATGACTGACACAGTAAAAGCAAAAAACACATTGCTTGTTCATATGATGTATTTAACAATAgataaagatgaaaaaatcTCTAGTGGATCtaaatcctttttttatgaactaGACAAAAAATCACATATAACTTTAGTTAACAATATTTGTGATATGATTTCAGTTTTGGCTagaaatgaaagaaaatttgAATATGAAATGAACAAGGAAATATtgcaatttttattaacgtttataaaaaaaagtaaatataatgaaacgttagttgaaaaaattttcaaaaaaatgaaggaagtaaatataaacaaagcAGATGctcttaatttatatatgcaagtatttttaaatatacaaattgaTGAAAAGGTGTTAAGCAAAATTAATAAGTGTTTTCCATTAATCAGATATATCATACGAGAAAATCAATATATTCTAgataattttgtattaatatgtaaaaaagctacagaaaaaaaaagaggtagACCTGCTGAAGAAATGCAGCAACAACAACCTAATACCACCAATAGCGAAAAAGGAATTagtgaaaaaattgaaaatgataagtcggaaaataaaatgagaGAATTAGCCGAAGATATTCTGGGAAAAATAGAATCAACTACAAATAAATCAAAGAATGTTTCTCATTTGCACAACGCATCGAATGTAGTcgtaaaaaattcaaaatataaaaatgaagaagaaatCAACAGATATGAAGTACAAACACCTAAAAACGAGGAGTGA
- a CDS encoding hypothetical protein (conserved Plasmodium protein): MKRNCLYVLKLLKNKKCNAECIANDSNYSKRYCSGNITENRGKIINHISYSLPMENNNEKYNFELLMKTIKNRADEYNLIKIKEVQNKILIHLKKFTINEVVSTLILSFKYNLLNTKILFEITEQLFQNSCFLNSKHLYILVSIMKKIHLEKCGCLLNQTNDKNRIYKTENILQHVNETIGWKKKYYKEVYENIFSDSTPDPKLKENGNTQFNDDDISNTSSYVAINALLCNHANLTSEKQQNDVEGNGITSYDRSEKGDEISVEKLIFNQDDISTYMKKTYFKIKNILTHNYINISLNMKNNMYTNLLLLNYLHEENIINGNDFLKIIYSINMEFDEYSFISNSSNYYYNGYNNCTLDNSWFHADNITNSYIQEQGDNESTYDLYIQVHFNLLKNLLKRSYIINDIFILEKMENGITIENESYKNKKLYLDTFTCFFNNLIRVQKNINYIKLFYLNIMSYEIFKLFTDNEVYKNVKIHYVFLKRVKCETILREKIKPNINYYFLSIIYYLKREHILNYKMDLFQDHLLDLTKIHNKYILFLNSLSKYNLCDICVDNHRSNTSNNVNLKYNEQTVSSEHNINMKSKDINNKREREKLQSNELKNTCFCYYMVEFTFNIVCYLNSIDICEQIFILKYLVLLNFKNEYLIDIINQHVYNFFILKSYYTDPKYFYYILEYLFISLIYSPPTFFNIICLIDHGKFQNLLDNSLGGKKKITHKVKKIYDTVNTIMNTNEKNAHKNNFNKSSIIISYNDKQVRSFQNLLYDFIFL; the protein is encoded by the coding sequence atgaaaaggaaCTGCTTGTATGTCCTTAAACTTctcaaaaacaaaaagtgCAACGCAGAATGTATAGCAAATGACAGCAATTATAGTAAAAGATATTGCAGTGGTAATATCACTGAAAACAGgggaaaaataattaaccACATATCATATTCTCTACCtatggaaaataataatgaaaaatataattttgaacTATTGATGAagacaataaaaaatagagcTGATGAATATAacctaataaaaataaaagaagttcaaaataaaatattaattcatttaaaaaagtttacCATTAATGAAGTAGTATCAACACTCATcctttcatttaaatataatttattaaacacAAAAATACTATTCGAGATTACTGAACAGTTATTTCAAAATTCCTGTTTCTTAAATAGTAagcatttatatatcttagtttcaataatgaaaaagatacATTTGGAAAAATGTGGCTGCTTGCTCAATCAAACGAATGACAAAAATAGAATTTATAAAACGGAGAATATATTACAACATGTAAATGAAACTATAGGctggaaaaagaaatattacaaGGAggtatatgaaaatattttttctgatTCAACACCAGATCCAAAGTTAAAGGAAAATGGGAATACACAGTTTAATGATGACGACATAAGTAATACCTCTAGTTACGTTGCAATTAATGCACTATTATGCAACCATGCAAATCTAACAAGTGAAAAACAACAAAACGATGTAGAGGGAAACGGAATAACATCCTATGACAGAAGTGAAAAGGGGGATGAAATTTCagtagaaaaattaattttcaaCCAAGATGACATATCTACatacatgaaaaaaacatactttaaaattaaaaatattttgacaCATAATTATATCAATATTTCCTTGAACATGAAAAACAATATGTACACCAATTTGCTATTATTGAATTATTTACATgaggaaaatataataaacgggaatgattttttaaaaataatttatagtaTTAACATGGAATTTGACGAATATTCATTCATAAGTAATAGTAGCAATTATTACTACAACGGTTATAATAACTGCACTTTGGATAATTCCTGGTTCCACGCTGACAATATTACCAATTCATATATTCAAGAGCAAGGTGACAATGAGTCCACGTACGACTTATACATACAAGTTCATTTTaacttattaaaaaatttacttaaaagaagttatatcattaatgatatatttattctagaAAAAATGGAGAATGGAATTACTATAGAGAATGAAtcttacaaaaataaaaagttgtATCTAGACACATTTACttgtttttttaacaatttaaTACGTGTACAAAAAAACATCAATTACATAAAACTATTCTATTTGAATATTATGtcatatgaaatatttaaattatttactgATAATGAAGtatacaaaaatgtaaaaatacattatgtATTTCTCAAACGTGTAAAATGTGAAACAAttttaagagaaaaaattaaacctAATATTAATTACTACTTTTTAAGCATAATATACTATCTTAAAAGAGAACACATATTAAACTATAAGATGGATTTATTTCAAGACCATTTACTTGACTTAACaaaaattcataataaatatattctttttttaaactcactaagtaaatataatttatgcgATATTTGTGTAGATAACCATCGATCTAATACCTCTAATAATGTAAATCTCAAATATAATGAACAAACAGTTTCTAGtgaacataatataaatatgaaaagtaaagatataaataataaaagagaaCGTGAAAAATTACAATCAAATGAATTAAAGAATACTTGTTTCTGTTATTATATGGTAGAATTTACCTTTAATATTGTATGCTATTTAAATAGCATAGATATATGTGAAcagatatttattttgaaatatttagtacttttaaattttaaaaacgaATACTTAATTGATATAATTAACCAACAcgtatacaatttttttatactcaAGTCCTACTATACTGACCCTAAATACTTTTACTACATTTtagaatatttattcatatcaCTTATTTATTCGCCACCCACTTTCTTTAACATCATATGTTTAATAGACCATGGAAAGTTTCAAAATTTGTTGGATAATTCATtgggggggaaaaaaaaaattacgcataaagtgaaaaaaatatatgacaCTGTTAATACAATCATGAATACAAACGAAAAAAATGCacacaaaaataattttaataaaagttctataattatatcatataatgACAAACAAGTTCGAAGTTTTCAAAACCTTCTGTACgattttatattcttataa